The following proteins come from a genomic window of Geomonas sp. RF6:
- a CDS encoding PTS sugar transporter subunit IIA: MLISVAEVAALLHTKESTVVKWIKKEKLPATPMNETYVVNRMDLLEWATEHDIKVPPELFTAADADLQFPTLAEALETGGIHRNVPGTDKLSVLREVVSRLNLPPQVDPEFLLQVLLAREALGTTAIGDGIAIPHVRNPILLQGQPAAAVMLNFLENPIDFGALDGKPVEILFLLTSPNVKTHLHLLSRIAYALHNEGFRSALSERSDAAAILAAARSFDQGIKNGKNP, from the coding sequence ATGCTGATTTCTGTAGCCGAAGTAGCAGCTCTTTTGCACACGAAGGAAAGTACCGTCGTCAAATGGATCAAGAAGGAGAAACTTCCCGCCACACCGATGAACGAGACGTACGTGGTGAACAGGATGGATCTCCTGGAGTGGGCCACCGAGCACGACATAAAAGTCCCCCCCGAACTCTTCACAGCCGCCGATGCCGATCTCCAATTCCCCACCTTAGCGGAAGCGCTGGAAACCGGCGGCATCCACCGCAACGTCCCCGGGACTGACAAGCTCTCGGTCCTGCGCGAGGTGGTAAGCCGCCTGAATCTCCCTCCCCAGGTCGACCCGGAGTTTCTCCTGCAGGTGCTCCTCGCCCGCGAGGCGCTCGGAACAACTGCCATCGGCGACGGCATCGCCATACCGCACGTACGGAACCCGATCCTCCTCCAGGGGCAGCCCGCGGCGGCGGTGATGCTCAACTTTCTGGAAAACCCGATAGATTTCGGGGCCCTCGACGGAAAGCCGGTCGAGATCCTTTTTCTCCTTACCAGTCCCAACGTGAAGACCCATCTCCACCTTCTGTCCAGGATCGCCTACGCCCTGCACAACGAGGGATTCCGCTCGGCGCTGAGCGAGAGGTCGGATGCGGCGGCAATCCTCGCGGCGGCGCGGTCGTTCGATCAGGGGATAAAGAACGGGAAGAACCCCTGA
- a CDS encoding hydrogenase has translation MNALADQFLVLSLLINFVVLGTSRLAFSVRAVALQGIVLAVLPTLVHPFSWHLVLIVAGMLAAKGVVIPVMIMRAVRKAKIQREFDPFIGYISSLVLGALFTSLAFVFAEKLPLAPEHEGLLFVPASIATLMCGFLVLMARRKAISQVIGYLLLENGIFIFGLLLADAMPLMVEAGALLDLLVGVFVMGIVINHISREFSSIDTSRLSALREE, from the coding sequence ATGAATGCTCTGGCAGACCAGTTTCTCGTCCTGTCCCTCCTCATAAACTTCGTGGTGCTCGGTACGAGCCGGCTCGCCTTCTCCGTGCGGGCAGTGGCGCTGCAGGGAATAGTGCTCGCGGTCCTGCCCACGCTGGTGCACCCCTTCTCCTGGCACCTGGTCCTCATCGTGGCGGGGATGCTCGCCGCCAAAGGGGTGGTGATCCCGGTGATGATCATGCGCGCGGTGCGCAAGGCGAAGATCCAGCGGGAGTTCGATCCCTTCATCGGCTACATCTCCTCCCTCGTCCTCGGGGCCCTTTTCACCAGCCTCGCCTTCGTTTTTGCCGAGAAGCTCCCCTTGGCCCCCGAGCACGAGGGGCTCCTCTTCGTCCCCGCCTCCATCGCCACCCTCATGTGCGGCTTTCTGGTGCTGATGGCGCGGCGCAAGGCGATCTCGCAGGTCATAGGCTACCTGCTTTTGGAAAACGGCATCTTCATCTTCGGCCTGCTGCTGGCGGACGCCATGCCCCTGATGGTGGAGGCGGGGGCACTTCTCGACCTCCTGGTCGGCGTCTTTGTCATGGGGATCGTCATCAACCACATAAGCCGCGAGTTCTCGTCCATCGACACTTCGCGCCTGAGCGCGCTGCGGGAGGAATAA
- a CDS encoding respiratory chain complex I subunit 1 family protein produces the protein MIDTLLHILLVFTMPPLLLGVIGKTKALFAGRVGAPFLQPYYDIIRLMRKGCVFSDTTTWIFRAGPVITLAATACASFLVPLGKHPAPLSFDGDMILFAYLFALGRFFTTIAALDTGSSFEGMGAAREASFSCLAEPTLFFALITLTRLSGTMSLTPMLLHLSSSVWVGTGAALLLMLAGLYVVLLVENSRIPFDDPNTHLELTMIHEVMVLDHSGPYFGCILYGAALKLFVLGAFFVGLALPGSSGDTFADWGIFIAAILLLAVSVGVVESVMARLRLIRVPQLLVAAMILAAFSLVLVVR, from the coding sequence ATGATCGATACGCTCCTGCACATTTTGCTGGTCTTCACCATGCCCCCCCTCCTTCTGGGGGTGATCGGGAAGACGAAGGCGCTCTTCGCCGGCAGGGTCGGCGCCCCATTCCTGCAGCCGTACTACGACATCATCCGCCTCATGCGGAAAGGGTGCGTCTTTAGCGACACCACGACCTGGATCTTTCGCGCCGGGCCGGTCATCACCCTTGCCGCCACCGCCTGCGCCTCCTTCCTCGTCCCGCTCGGCAAGCACCCGGCCCCGCTCTCCTTCGATGGCGACATGATCCTCTTCGCCTACCTCTTCGCGCTCGGGCGCTTCTTTACCACCATCGCCGCGCTCGATACAGGCTCCAGCTTCGAGGGGATGGGGGCGGCGCGTGAGGCGAGCTTTTCCTGCCTTGCGGAGCCGACCCTCTTTTTCGCGCTCATCACCCTGACCAGGCTGAGCGGCACCATGTCCCTCACCCCGATGCTTTTGCACCTCTCCTCGTCGGTGTGGGTCGGCACCGGCGCGGCCCTCCTTCTCATGCTGGCGGGGCTCTACGTGGTTCTTCTTGTCGAGAACAGCCGCATCCCCTTCGACGACCCCAACACGCACCTGGAGCTCACCATGATCCACGAGGTCATGGTGCTGGACCACAGCGGCCCGTATTTCGGCTGCATCCTGTACGGCGCGGCGCTGAAGCTCTTCGTGCTCGGCGCCTTCTTTGTTGGTCTTGCCCTGCCGGGGAGTTCCGGCGACACCTTCGCCGACTGGGGGATCTTCATCGCCGCCATCCTTCTCCTCGCGGTGAGTGTGGGGGTGGTGGAGTCGGTCATGGCGCGCCTGAGGCTGATCCGGGTGCCCCAGCTTCTGGTGGCGGCGATGATCCTCGCTGCCTTTTCCCTCGTGCTTGTGGTGAGGTGA
- a CDS encoding proton-conducting transporter transmembrane domain-containing protein, translating to MHLPGEAFSSVALLSCAILLQAVSGIPLLFARGSGTAQRSAAGLMIAGSLAGFLGACSSLVGRVSATYTLPLGLPLGATELGIDPLSAFFLLPVFLICGCAALYSIGYRPAQKHPHGTGKMTFFTGILAAALTALLMARDGVLFLIAWEIMAVAAYFALTTQDEKKEVREAGILYLITTHCATLFLFALFSFLKVATGSFAFPANASLSAYGALGWSIFFCALLGFGLKAGVMPLHVWLPSAHATAPSHVSAILSGVVLKMGIYGMVRVFSFFVNIPIWWGSIVLALGAISAVVGVAFAIGQHDLKRLLAYHSIENIGIIMLGIGVALVGKTADAPALMALGMGGALLHTLNHATFKGLLFLGAGSVIHATGTREMELMGGVARRLPWTALTFLVGAVAICGLPPLNGFVSELLVYLGFFTATRSLDGVAAALPALAAPALALVGGLALACFVKVYGAVFLGVPRAEAHAGGHEAPVTMLVPMGILAALCALIGIVPVVLVVPLESALETFAPSVAGVALAEVAPFSLVSVMAVALVGGALLLWWSLRRGGAKLPQGAAGTWGCGYLRPTSRMQYTPSSFGSMLVHWFSGALRPETHEAKVAGLFPQPASFESHVPETMLERVYLPALAWLYRKSAVIRQLQHGRLHLYIGYTFVTLVLLMVLTVR from the coding sequence ATGCATCTCCCCGGTGAAGCGTTTTCTTCTGTTGCCCTGTTGAGCTGTGCCATTTTGCTGCAAGCGGTCTCCGGCATTCCCCTGCTCTTTGCGCGTGGCTCCGGCACCGCCCAGAGAAGTGCCGCCGGACTCATGATCGCCGGCTCCCTCGCCGGTTTCCTCGGCGCCTGCTCATCCCTCGTCGGCAGGGTAAGCGCGACGTACACCCTCCCCCTGGGACTCCCCCTCGGCGCTACCGAGCTCGGCATCGACCCTCTCTCTGCATTCTTCCTCCTCCCCGTCTTCCTGATCTGCGGTTGCGCCGCACTCTACAGCATCGGTTACCGGCCCGCACAAAAGCACCCGCACGGCACCGGAAAAATGACCTTTTTCACCGGCATTCTCGCCGCGGCACTGACGGCGCTTCTCATGGCGCGGGACGGCGTCCTCTTCCTGATCGCCTGGGAGATCATGGCGGTGGCCGCCTACTTCGCCCTGACCACACAGGACGAAAAGAAGGAGGTGCGCGAGGCGGGGATCCTTTATCTCATCACGACACACTGCGCGACGCTCTTTCTCTTTGCCCTCTTCTCCTTCCTGAAGGTGGCGACCGGCTCCTTTGCCTTTCCCGCCAACGCCTCCCTCTCCGCGTACGGAGCCCTCGGGTGGTCGATCTTCTTCTGCGCCCTCTTAGGATTCGGGCTGAAGGCCGGCGTCATGCCGCTCCACGTGTGGCTTCCGTCGGCGCACGCGACCGCTCCGAGCCATGTCTCCGCGATACTTTCGGGGGTCGTGCTGAAAATGGGGATTTACGGGATGGTGCGCGTCTTCTCCTTCTTCGTAAACATTCCTATCTGGTGGGGGAGCATCGTTCTCGCTCTCGGAGCTATTTCCGCGGTGGTGGGGGTCGCCTTCGCCATCGGACAGCACGACCTGAAGCGGCTCCTGGCCTACCACAGCATCGAGAACATAGGGATCATCATGCTGGGGATCGGGGTGGCCCTGGTCGGAAAGACGGCGGACGCTCCGGCCCTCATGGCGCTGGGGATGGGAGGGGCACTGCTGCACACCCTCAATCACGCGACCTTCAAGGGGCTTCTTTTTCTCGGTGCAGGCTCGGTGATTCACGCTACGGGAACCCGGGAGATGGAACTGATGGGAGGGGTGGCCCGCCGTCTTCCCTGGACCGCGCTCACCTTCCTCGTCGGAGCTGTTGCGATCTGCGGGCTCCCCCCGCTGAACGGCTTTGTGAGCGAGCTCCTCGTGTATCTCGGCTTTTTCACCGCCACCCGCTCCCTCGATGGGGTGGCGGCGGCGCTTCCTGCGCTCGCCGCGCCGGCGCTGGCTCTTGTGGGGGGGCTCGCGCTTGCCTGCTTCGTCAAGGTCTACGGCGCCGTCTTTCTCGGCGTGCCGCGGGCGGAGGCCCACGCGGGGGGGCACGAGGCGCCTGTCACCATGCTCGTTCCGATGGGGATCCTCGCCGCGCTCTGCGCTCTCATCGGTATCGTTCCGGTGGTACTGGTGGTGCCGCTGGAAAGTGCGCTGGAGACCTTCGCGCCCTCGGTAGCGGGGGTGGCGCTCGCGGAAGTCGCCCCCTTTTCCCTGGTGTCGGTCATGGCGGTCGCGCTGGTGGGGGGCGCGCTCCTCTTGTGGTGGTCGCTGCGGAGGGGGGGGGCAAAGCTCCCGCAAGGTGCGGCGGGAACGTGGGGGTGCGGCTATCTTCGTCCCACGTCGCGCATGCAATACACCCCTTCCTCCTTCGGATCGATGCTGGTGCACTGGTTCAGCGGTGCGCTGCGACCAGAGACGCACGAGGCGAAGGTGGCGGGGCTCTTCCCGCAGCCGGCGAGCTTCGAGAGCCATGTGCCGGAAACGATGCTGGAGCGGGTGTACCTTCCCGCGCTTGCCTGGCTCTACCGCAAGAGTGCCGTGATCCGGCAGCTGCAGCACGGACGTCTCCATCTGTACATCGGCTATACCTTCGTCACGCTCGTACTCCTCATGGTGCTCACTGTCAGGTAG
- a CDS encoding HAMP domain-containing methyl-accepting chemotaxis protein, translating to MKWYQDLKVRTKLLSGFILVALIAGTIGFIGIAKVRLLDEASTRLYQRVTVPLSDLSDISTAFQRERINMRDLTATEDREEKGKILATLKGLRQEVLEKSDRFEKTIISDEARRLFADFRKANEAYGEVMDRVCVLAAANRDAEAAALLAEGKQVALREQELIDKLQESKIAQGKRTAEENAATAQGAFTTMAVLAVAGALVAIFLGLLITRIITRPLNSCIDAAVRIARGDVAVSLDTTCKDETGLLQSAMQQMVDAIKRMVSDVDHLSREAVAGNLATRADAKAHEGDFRTIVEGVNGTLDAVIGPLNVAAEYVERISSGDIPPQIREEYRGDFNAIKNNLNLLIRSTESITEGAKAVAAGDLTVQLAERSENDELMRSLSAMVAKLAEVVNDVKNAADNVAAGSQQMSSSSEEMSQGATEQAAAAEEASSAMEEMASNIKQNADNALQTEKIAVKSAADAHEGGKAVGQTVGAMREIAGKISIIEEIARQTNLLALNAAIEAARAGEHGKGFAVVASEVRKLAERSQKAAAEISALSSSSVEVAERAGEMLSRMLPDIQKTAELVQEISAACREQDSGAVQINKAIQQLDLVIQQNASAAEEMSSTAEELASQSGQLQSTISFFRMAGESAPAVRGAAPLRKASAPPVRPISRNCGAQKASAAQHGVRLNLDELDAEFEQF from the coding sequence ATGAAGTGGTATCAAGATCTGAAGGTTCGGACGAAGCTCCTTTCGGGCTTCATACTCGTCGCCCTCATTGCCGGCACGATCGGCTTTATCGGTATCGCGAAGGTGCGCCTGCTGGACGAAGCGAGCACCCGGCTGTACCAGAGGGTTACGGTGCCGCTAAGCGATCTCTCCGACATCTCCACCGCCTTCCAGAGGGAGCGCATCAACATGCGTGACCTCACAGCGACCGAGGACCGGGAGGAAAAGGGGAAGATCCTGGCCACACTGAAGGGGCTGCGCCAGGAGGTTTTGGAGAAGTCCGACCGCTTCGAGAAGACGATCATCTCCGATGAGGCGCGGCGGCTCTTTGCCGACTTCAGGAAAGCGAACGAAGCCTACGGCGAAGTAATGGACCGCGTCTGCGTCCTTGCCGCCGCGAACCGCGACGCGGAGGCGGCCGCGCTGCTGGCGGAGGGGAAGCAGGTAGCTCTCCGGGAGCAGGAGCTGATCGACAAGCTGCAGGAATCAAAGATCGCCCAGGGGAAGCGAACGGCGGAGGAAAATGCCGCCACGGCGCAGGGCGCCTTCACCACCATGGCGGTCCTTGCGGTTGCGGGGGCTCTGGTGGCCATCTTCCTCGGCCTTCTCATCACCCGGATCATCACCCGGCCTCTCAACTCCTGCATAGACGCGGCAGTACGGATCGCCAGGGGTGACGTCGCGGTCTCCCTCGATACCACCTGCAAGGATGAAACGGGGCTCCTGCAAAGCGCGATGCAGCAGATGGTGGATGCCATAAAGCGCATGGTCTCCGACGTGGATCACCTCTCCCGGGAAGCAGTGGCCGGAAACCTTGCCACCCGCGCCGACGCAAAGGCGCACGAGGGGGACTTCCGGACCATCGTGGAGGGGGTGAACGGCACCCTCGACGCTGTCATCGGCCCGCTGAACGTGGCCGCGGAGTACGTGGAGCGGATCTCCTCCGGGGACATCCCCCCGCAGATCCGGGAGGAGTACCGGGGCGATTTCAACGCCATCAAGAACAACCTGAATCTTCTGATCCGCTCCACCGAGTCGATCACCGAGGGGGCGAAGGCCGTCGCCGCCGGGGACCTTACCGTTCAGCTCGCGGAGCGCTCGGAGAACGACGAGCTTATGCGCTCGCTGTCCGCCATGGTGGCGAAACTTGCCGAGGTGGTAAACGACGTGAAGAATGCCGCCGACAACGTTGCGGCAGGGAGCCAGCAGATGTCCTCCAGCTCGGAGGAGATGAGCCAGGGGGCGACGGAGCAGGCGGCTGCGGCGGAGGAGGCTTCCTCCGCCATGGAGGAGATGGCCTCCAACATCAAGCAGAATGCGGACAATGCGCTGCAGACCGAGAAGATCGCAGTGAAATCCGCAGCCGACGCCCATGAAGGTGGCAAGGCGGTCGGCCAGACGGTAGGCGCCATGAGGGAGATCGCCGGGAAAATCTCCATCATAGAGGAGATCGCCCGTCAGACGAACCTCCTGGCGCTGAACGCCGCGATAGAGGCGGCTCGGGCCGGCGAGCACGGCAAAGGGTTCGCCGTGGTGGCGAGCGAGGTGAGAAAGCTCGCCGAGCGCTCCCAGAAGGCGGCGGCGGAGATTTCGGCCCTCTCCTCCTCCAGCGTGGAGGTGGCGGAAAGGGCAGGGGAGATGCTCTCCCGCATGCTCCCCGACATACAGAAGACGGCGGAACTGGTGCAGGAGATCAGCGCCGCCTGCCGCGAGCAGGACAGCGGTGCCGTGCAGATCAACAAGGCGATCCAGCAACTCGATCTGGTGATCCAGCAAAACGCCTCTGCTGCCGAGGAGATGTCCTCCACCGCCGAAGAGCTCGCCTCGCAAAGCGGGCAGCTGCAGTCCACCATCTCCTTCTTCAGGATGGCCGGCGAGTCTGCCCCCGCGGTGCGTGGTGCTGCCCCTCTCCGGAAGGCGTCGGCACCTCCGGTCCGCCCGATCTCCAGGAATTGCGGTGCGCAGAAGGCATCCGCCGCGCAGCATGGGGTACGCCTCAATCTCGACGAACTCGATGCAGAGTTCGAACAATTCTGA
- a CDS encoding proton-conducting transporter transmembrane domain-containing protein: MLHNLMRDPSLVVLISITLVALSGAPGLLIKKQSLGQRIATAAALLASLLALPSIVFMLLTGASASYLLALNLPFGECLLGLDPLSLSFLIPIFVVFPCGSLYANGYWPSASHRSSEPPLTFFYGLLAAAMALVVVARNGAFFLMFWEVMALSGFFLLMAEHDKGEVRRAGVVYLVASHVGVAALFLLFSLLRFHTGSFLFPARGALQHVDAVIASVIFFAALAGFGSKAGIMPLHIWLPSAHANAPSHVSAILSGVMLKMGIYGILRTLSFLPQRPLWWGAVLLVAGLSSALFGICAASLQSDIKRLLAYSSIENVGIIAAAIGVALIGEATHADRLALLGLTAALLHTLNHSLFKPLLFFCAGSVMHATGTRSMDRMGGLAKRMPWSTLAALCGAVAICGLPPFNGFVSEFFLYVAFFGEAMGDHPYLTLGAPVLALVGGIAVLSLVKLFGATFLGSARSERGAACHEAPLSMLLPMGFLALLCAGAGVYPQAPLALVAPVLAAVPALAPVAIALPIDPRIFAWGACALLLTGGTLALFLRWRTAQGTTSQAATWGCGYLRPTSRMQYSATSFSEFLASLTSRVTRTTVRAVGVEGYAPGASRLEYEPEETVLDRGILPAFRMIGKGFYYMRKLQHGQVQLYMLYMFVALVLLMVWVR, translated from the coding sequence ATGCTTCATAATTTGATGCGGGACCCTTCCCTGGTGGTATTGATCTCCATAACCCTCGTCGCCCTCTCCGGAGCCCCCGGACTCCTGATAAAAAAGCAGTCGCTCGGGCAGCGTATCGCCACCGCAGCCGCTCTCCTCGCCTCGCTGCTGGCACTCCCCTCCATCGTCTTCATGCTCCTCACCGGCGCCAGCGCGAGCTACCTGCTCGCTCTCAATCTCCCCTTCGGGGAGTGCCTGCTCGGCCTCGATCCTCTCTCTCTCTCTTTCCTGATACCGATATTCGTCGTCTTTCCCTGCGGCTCTCTTTACGCCAATGGGTACTGGCCTTCGGCATCGCATCGCTCCAGCGAGCCGCCGCTGACCTTTTTCTATGGCCTTCTGGCCGCCGCCATGGCGCTCGTGGTGGTCGCCAGAAACGGCGCTTTCTTCCTCATGTTCTGGGAGGTGATGGCGCTCTCCGGCTTCTTCCTCCTGATGGCCGAGCACGACAAGGGGGAGGTGCGCCGCGCCGGGGTCGTGTACCTCGTGGCAAGCCATGTGGGCGTTGCGGCGCTTTTTCTCCTCTTCTCACTGCTGCGCTTCCATACCGGCTCCTTCCTCTTTCCTGCAAGGGGGGCACTGCAGCATGTCGATGCAGTCATTGCGTCGGTGATCTTTTTCGCAGCCCTTGCCGGATTCGGCTCAAAGGCGGGAATCATGCCGCTGCACATCTGGCTCCCGTCCGCCCACGCCAACGCTCCGAGTCACGTGTCGGCCATCCTCTCCGGCGTGATGCTGAAGATGGGGATCTATGGAATCCTGCGCACCCTCTCCTTTCTGCCGCAGCGCCCTCTATGGTGGGGGGCGGTTCTCCTCGTTGCGGGGCTATCGTCGGCGCTTTTCGGGATCTGCGCTGCCTCGTTGCAGAGTGACATCAAGAGGCTTCTTGCCTACAGCAGTATCGAGAATGTAGGGATCATCGCGGCGGCGATAGGAGTCGCCCTCATCGGAGAGGCGACCCATGCGGACCGGCTCGCCTTGCTCGGCCTCACCGCCGCACTTTTGCACACCCTGAACCACAGCCTCTTCAAGCCTCTCCTCTTCTTCTGCGCCGGGAGCGTCATGCACGCCACCGGCACCCGCAGCATGGACCGCATGGGGGGGCTCGCGAAGCGGATGCCGTGGAGCACCCTTGCTGCCCTGTGCGGAGCTGTGGCGATCTGCGGGCTGCCCCCCTTCAACGGCTTCGTCAGCGAATTCTTTCTCTACGTTGCTTTCTTCGGCGAGGCGATGGGGGACCATCCGTACCTGACGCTGGGGGCGCCGGTCCTTGCGCTCGTGGGCGGCATCGCGGTCCTTTCCCTCGTGAAGCTCTTCGGTGCCACCTTCCTCGGGAGCGCGCGCAGCGAGAGGGGGGCGGCGTGCCATGAGGCGCCCCTTTCGATGCTCCTCCCGATGGGGTTCCTCGCTCTGCTCTGTGCGGGCGCTGGTGTCTACCCCCAGGCCCCCCTCGCGCTGGTGGCGCCGGTGCTGGCGGCGGTCCCCGCACTCGCTCCTGTCGCCATCGCCCTCCCGATAGACCCCAGGATCTTTGCCTGGGGCGCCTGCGCCCTTCTCCTCACCGGCGGCACGCTCGCTCTCTTTCTGCGGTGGCGAACGGCGCAGGGGACGACTTCGCAGGCGGCAACCTGGGGATGCGGCTATCTGCGCCCGACGTCCAGGATGCAGTACAGCGCCACCTCTTTCAGCGAGTTCCTGGCGAGCCTCACCTCGCGCGTCACCCGCACCACGGTGCGTGCCGTCGGTGTGGAAGGGTACGCGCCGGGCGCCTCACGGCTGGAGTACGAGCCGGAGGAGACGGTTCTCGACCGCGGCATCCTCCCGGCCTTCAGGATGATCGGGAAGGGCTTCTACTACATGCGCAAGCTGCAGCACGGACAGGTGCAGTTGTACATGCTCTACATGTTCGTGGCGCTCGTGCTCCTGATGGTGTGGGTGAGATAG
- a CDS encoding MCP four helix bundle domain-containing protein, whose product MKWFNNLRISGKILTVVFALLTLMVFLGIFSIVQLSRVNGSTVDMGTNWLPSVKTLGRISNVVATYRRSELLYLLSTKKEDMEKYEKRMQQGGADYEKTTAEYAKLISSPEEKALFDTFNRHWASYQMSHQKIMELVAQDKKAEAMELLRAESSKSFNACMDAVDKDVALNEKGSDAAYQKSQAVFRSSRIMISAVIVVAVLLGIVLALAVARVIARALKGGVNAAESLARGDLSLTIDHFSADETGQLLKAMSAMTGSIRLLVEDSIELSRAAVEGNLATRADASKHEGAYREVIAGVNSTLDAVIGPLNVAADYVDRISRGDLPPKITDSYNGDFNDIKLNLNNCIDNVNALVADANTLASGAVQGNLAIRADASRHSGDFRRVVEGVNSTLDAVIGPLNVAADYVARISRGDLPPQITDEYRGDFSAIKENLNLLIRSNEEIARAAGEVASGNLTVALAKRSEQDELMASLSAMVAKLAEVVNEVKGAADNVAAGSQQMSSSAEEMSQGATEQAAAAEEASSSMEEMSANIRQNADNALQTEKIAVKAATDAEESGHAVAQTVSAMKDIAGKISIIEEIARQTNLLALNAAIEAARAGEHGKGFAVVASEVRKLAERSQRAAAEISGLSSSSVKVAEQAGGMLAQMLPDIKRTAELVQEISAACREQDTGAGQINKAIQMLDQVIQQNAAASEEMSSTAEELATQSEQLQGTIGFFEVGHTVGHKVVQQRRAPAASKAAIKSRIAPKPAAKPSGAALEMYEGDESFEHF is encoded by the coding sequence ATGAAGTGGTTCAACAATCTGCGCATCAGCGGAAAGATCCTCACTGTCGTCTTTGCGCTGCTGACGCTGATGGTCTTCCTGGGCATCTTTTCCATCGTCCAGCTCTCCCGTGTCAACGGCTCCACGGTGGACATGGGTACCAACTGGCTGCCGAGCGTAAAGACACTGGGACGTATCTCCAACGTGGTAGCGACCTACCGCAGGTCCGAGCTCCTCTATCTCCTCTCCACCAAAAAAGAGGACATGGAGAAGTACGAGAAACGGATGCAGCAGGGGGGGGCGGATTACGAAAAAACGACGGCAGAATACGCAAAGCTGATTTCCTCCCCCGAGGAGAAGGCGCTTTTCGACACCTTCAACCGGCACTGGGCCTCCTACCAGATGTCGCACCAGAAGATTATGGAGCTCGTGGCCCAGGATAAGAAGGCCGAGGCAATGGAGCTGCTGCGCGCGGAGTCATCGAAGAGCTTCAATGCCTGCATGGACGCCGTTGACAAGGACGTCGCTCTGAACGAGAAGGGGAGTGATGCGGCATATCAGAAGTCGCAGGCAGTATTCCGGAGCTCCCGTATCATGATCTCCGCAGTCATCGTTGTCGCAGTTCTTCTCGGGATAGTGCTCGCGCTTGCCGTTGCCCGGGTCATAGCCCGTGCGCTGAAGGGGGGGGTGAACGCGGCGGAGAGTCTGGCGCGAGGGGATCTATCCCTCACCATCGACCACTTTTCCGCTGATGAGACGGGCCAGCTGCTGAAGGCGATGTCGGCGATGACCGGCAGCATTCGTCTCCTGGTCGAGGATTCGATCGAGCTTTCCAGGGCTGCCGTGGAAGGCAATCTCGCCACGCGCGCGGATGCCTCGAAACACGAGGGGGCATACCGCGAAGTCATCGCGGGGGTGAACTCGACGCTCGACGCGGTCATCGGCCCACTGAACGTTGCCGCCGACTACGTTGACCGGATCTCCAGGGGGGATCTCCCCCCGAAGATCACCGACAGCTACAACGGGGACTTCAACGACATCAAGCTGAACCTGAACAACTGCATCGACAACGTGAATGCTCTGGTGGCTGACGCCAACACCCTCGCCAGCGGCGCGGTACAGGGGAACCTCGCGATCCGCGCCGACGCCTCCAGGCACAGCGGCGATTTCCGCAGGGTTGTCGAGGGGGTAAACAGCACCCTCGACGCCGTCATCGGCCCGCTGAACGTGGCCGCCGACTACGTGGCGCGCATCTCGCGCGGCGACCTGCCGCCGCAGATCACGGATGAGTACCGCGGCGACTTCAGTGCCATCAAGGAGAACCTGAACCTCTTGATCCGCTCCAACGAGGAGATCGCCCGCGCAGCCGGCGAGGTCGCGAGCGGAAACCTCACGGTGGCGCTTGCGAAGCGCTCCGAGCAGGACGAGCTGATGGCTTCTCTCTCAGCGATGGTGGCGAAGCTTGCCGAGGTGGTAAACGAGGTGAAGGGAGCTGCCGACAATGTGGCGGCCGGAAGCCAGCAAATGTCCTCCAGCGCAGAAGAGATGAGCCAGGGGGCGACGGAGCAGGCCGCGGCGGCAGAGGAGGCTTCGTCCTCCATGGAAGAAATGTCCGCCAATATCAGGCAAAACGCAGACAACGCGCTGCAGACCGAGAAGATAGCGGTGAAGGCGGCAACCGACGCGGAGGAGAGCGGACACGCCGTAGCGCAGACCGTGTCTGCCATGAAAGATATCGCGGGAAAGATCAGCATCATCGAGGAGATCGCACGGCAGACGAACCTCCTGGCGCTCAATGCAGCGATCGAGGCGGCGCGTGCCGGCGAGCACGGCAAGGGGTTCGCTGTAGTGGCGAGCGAGGTGAGAAAGCTCGCGGAGCGCTCCCAGAGGGCGGCCGCGGAGATCTCGGGGCTGTCCTCATCGAGCGTGAAGGTCGCCGAGCAGGCAGGAGGGATGCTGGCGCAAATGCTCCCGGACATCAAGCGGACTGCAGAGCTGGTACAGGAGATCAGCGCCGCCTGCCGCGAGCAGGACACGGGGGCCGGGCAGATCAACAAGGCGATCCAGATGCTCGACCAGGTGATCCAGCAGAACGCAGCCGCCTCGGAGGAGATGTCTTCCACCGCAGAGGAGCTCGCTACCCAGAGCGAGCAGCTGCAGGGGACGATCGGGTTTTTTGAGGTCGGGCACACCGTCGGGCACAAGGTTGTGCAGCAACGGCGGGCCCCGGCAGCGTCGAAGGCGGCGATAAAGTCGCGCATCGCGCCGAAGCCGGCTGCCAAACCGTCGGGTGCGGCACTGGAGATGTACGAGGGTGACGAGTCCTTCGAGCATTTCTAG